In a single window of the Pedococcus dokdonensis genome:
- a CDS encoding ABC transporter ATP-binding protein, which translates to MPPAVLVSGLTKRYGGVVALDGASWQGSAGAVTAVLGPNGAGKTTMVECCEGLRRPDGGEVRVLGSDPWLASATHRARVGVMLQDGGLPASARPVRLLRHLSSMYAAPAPLDPLVQRLGIDRFADTSVRRLSGGQRQRVALATALVGRPEVVFLDEPSAGLDPHARLDVWELVRSLADEGVAVVLTTHSFEEAERLADHVVVVADGRVAAEGSLAEVTGGDRLEDRYFALTRRSVA; encoded by the coding sequence GTGCCACCTGCCGTCCTCGTCTCCGGCCTCACCAAGCGCTACGGCGGTGTGGTGGCCCTCGACGGCGCGTCGTGGCAGGGCTCCGCGGGCGCGGTGACGGCCGTGCTCGGACCCAACGGCGCAGGCAAGACGACGATGGTGGAGTGCTGCGAGGGACTGCGCCGCCCCGACGGCGGCGAGGTCCGCGTCCTCGGGTCGGACCCCTGGCTCGCCTCCGCGACGCACCGCGCGCGCGTCGGCGTGATGCTCCAGGACGGCGGTCTTCCGGCGTCCGCGCGTCCCGTGCGGCTGCTGCGCCACCTGTCGAGCATGTATGCCGCGCCCGCCCCCCTCGACCCGCTCGTCCAGCGCCTGGGGATCGACCGGTTCGCCGACACCAGCGTGCGACGCCTCTCCGGCGGCCAGCGTCAGCGGGTGGCCCTGGCCACCGCCCTGGTCGGCCGCCCCGAGGTGGTCTTCCTCGACGAGCCGAGCGCGGGCCTCGACCCCCATGCCCGGCTCGACGTCTGGGAGCTGGTCCGGTCACTCGCCGACGAGGGGGTCGCCGTGGTGCTGACGACGCACTCGTTCGAGGAGGCCGAGCGGCTGGCCGACCACGTCGTCGTCGTCGCGGACGGTCGCGTCGCCGCCGAGGGGTCGCTCGCCGAGGTCACCGGGGGCGACCGCCTGGAGGACCGCTACTTCGCCCTCACCCGCAGGTCCGTCGCGTGA
- a CDS encoding ABC transporter permease, producing MTTADPAGAEAALGAMRPGPSSPATRVLAQARFEAVTLLRNGEQLLVAVLLPAAVLVGLVQAESISLGDGRRVDLAVPGVLALCVISSAFTGQAISTAFDRRYGVLRLLGTTPLGRGGLVLAKAVAVLAVIAVQVVLIGALGAALGWEPAGRGIPAALVALILGTWAFAALALLLGGTLRAEGVLAVANLLWVALLGLGGVVVAGTELPARFETVLSLLPSAALGDSLRAALVDGHAAPGAWLVLTAWAVGATLAARRFFRWND from the coding sequence GTGACCACCGCAGACCCGGCCGGCGCCGAAGCCGCCCTCGGGGCGATGCGCCCGGGGCCGTCGTCCCCGGCCACGAGGGTGCTCGCGCAGGCCCGCTTCGAGGCGGTCACCCTGCTGCGCAACGGCGAGCAGCTCCTCGTGGCGGTGCTGCTGCCCGCCGCGGTCCTGGTCGGCCTGGTGCAGGCCGAGTCGATCTCGCTGGGCGATGGTCGGCGGGTCGACCTCGCCGTCCCGGGGGTCCTGGCGCTGTGTGTCATCTCGTCGGCGTTCACGGGCCAGGCCATCTCGACGGCGTTCGACCGTCGTTACGGCGTGCTCAGGCTGCTCGGGACCACTCCGCTGGGTCGGGGCGGGCTGGTGCTGGCCAAGGCCGTCGCCGTGCTCGCCGTCATCGCCGTGCAGGTCGTGCTCATCGGCGCCCTCGGGGCGGCGCTCGGCTGGGAGCCGGCCGGCCGCGGCATACCCGCTGCGCTCGTGGCCCTCATCCTCGGGACCTGGGCGTTCGCGGCCCTCGCCCTGCTGCTCGGAGGCACCCTGCGGGCCGAGGGTGTGCTCGCCGTCGCCAACCTGCTGTGGGTCGCGCTGCTCGGCCTCGGCGGTGTCGTGGTCGCCGGCACCGAGCTGCCCGCGCGGTTCGAGACGGTGCTCAGCCTGCTGCCCTCGGCCGCGCTCGGCGACAGCCTGCGGGCGGCCCTCGTCGACGGCCACGCAGCCCCGGGGGCGTGGCTCGTGCTGACGGCGTGGGCGGTCGGCGCGACGCTCGCGGCCCGCCGGTTCTTCCGCTGGAACGACTGA
- a CDS encoding COX15/CtaA family protein, which produces MTTAPAPTSATAVAEPTTRTGWLPRILLANLVVEVLIVVTGGLVRLTGSGLGCPTWPECVPGSYTPVPHQAEGWHRYIEFGNRTLTSVVSIAAIASVYAVWRWAARRRDLLVPAIGVLAGVGVQAVLGGITVRTGLNPVTVAAHFLVSMCLVAASAYLVFRAPEPAGPRALTVHPLVERLGWATCAVAAVVLLLGTVVTGSGPHSGDADEPARFGFDPRTISWLHADAVMLFVGLVVAVWIASRLTASTARPGRAWAAVFAVTIAQGVVGYTQYLTGLPWVVVLVHMLLATLLVVALTRAMVALRSSAPR; this is translated from the coding sequence GTGACGACAGCGCCCGCCCCGACCTCGGCCACGGCCGTCGCCGAGCCCACCACCCGCACCGGGTGGCTGCCGCGCATCCTGCTCGCGAACCTCGTGGTCGAGGTGCTGATCGTGGTCACCGGCGGCCTCGTGCGACTGACGGGCAGCGGTCTCGGTTGCCCGACCTGGCCCGAGTGCGTGCCGGGGTCCTACACGCCGGTCCCCCACCAGGCCGAGGGCTGGCACCGCTACATCGAGTTCGGCAACCGCACCCTCACCAGCGTGGTGAGCATCGCCGCCATCGCGTCCGTGTATGCGGTGTGGCGCTGGGCCGCTCGTCGGCGCGACCTGCTCGTGCCCGCCATCGGCGTGCTGGCCGGCGTGGGGGTGCAGGCCGTGCTGGGTGGGATCACCGTGCGCACCGGCCTCAACCCGGTCACCGTCGCGGCCCACTTCCTGGTGTCGATGTGCCTCGTCGCCGCCTCCGCCTACCTCGTCTTCCGGGCCCCCGAACCTGCTGGTCCGCGCGCTCTGACGGTGCACCCGCTCGTGGAGCGGCTCGGATGGGCCACCTGCGCGGTGGCCGCGGTCGTGCTGCTGCTCGGCACCGTCGTGACCGGCTCCGGCCCGCACTCCGGCGACGCCGACGAGCCGGCCCGGTTCGGCTTCGACCCGCGCACCATCTCGTGGCTGCACGCCGACGCGGTGATGCTGTTCGTGGGCCTCGTCGTCGCCGTCTGGATCGCGAGCCGGCTGACGGCCAGCACCGCACGACCCGGGCGGGCCTGGGCGGCGGTCTTCGCGGTGACCATCGCGCAGGGAGTGGTCGGCTACACGCAGTACCTCACGGGGTTGCCGTGGGTCGTGGTGCTGGTGCACATGCTCCTCGCGACGCTGCTCGTCGTGGCCCTGACCCGCGCGATGGTGGCGCTGCGCTCGTCTGCCCCCCGCTGA
- a CDS encoding ArsR/SmtB family transcription factor, whose product MKPAQRPGIRTVTDAKALSAMANPFRSRMMDALKVDGPSTASALAARTGQAVGSASHHLKVLAEAGLVEEAPELAKDRRERWWRLVDSGTRWSRADFADDTAAVTAAYAAEALALQRQFERTQTWNANAASAPEWDAAAFATQNWMRLTPDELTDLANEVVDLLMRWSRREVPDDGVERESVLVFARGFPAQP is encoded by the coding sequence ATGAAGCCAGCCCAGCGACCCGGAATCCGGACGGTCACCGACGCCAAGGCCCTGTCGGCCATGGCCAACCCGTTCCGCTCCCGCATGATGGACGCCCTCAAGGTGGACGGCCCGTCAACCGCCTCCGCACTCGCCGCCCGGACCGGTCAGGCCGTGGGCAGTGCCAGCCACCACCTCAAGGTGCTCGCCGAGGCCGGGCTGGTCGAAGAGGCGCCCGAGCTGGCCAAGGACCGCCGCGAGCGGTGGTGGCGCCTGGTGGACTCAGGCACCCGATGGTCACGCGCGGACTTCGCCGACGACACCGCCGCGGTCACCGCCGCCTACGCGGCCGAGGCCTTGGCGCTCCAGCGCCAGTTCGAGCGCACGCAGACCTGGAACGCGAACGCGGCCTCGGCCCCCGAGTGGGACGCAGCGGCGTTCGCCACCCAGAACTGGATGCGGCTGACGCCGGACGAGCTCACCGACCTCGCCAACGAGGTCGTCGACCTGCTGATGCGCTGGTCCCGGCGAGAGGTGCCGGACGACGGCGTCGAGCGCGAGTCCGTGCTCGTCTTCGCCCGAGGGTTCCCGGCCCAGCCATGA
- a CDS encoding MFS transporter, with amino-acid sequence MTTNPAPVAPPPPLARNRNFSLLWFGEGVSVLGNATTSILLPLLAVVGFDAGPGWMGVLTAAAWVPWLLIGLPAGAWVDTLPARRVMILSDLAAALTLASVPVAWALDLLTLPHLAVAAFCNGVCTVFFRAAYPALVRQVAPREQQESAFARLFGTESAMQVAGPGAGGLLAQVLSSAGGLLVDAVSFLVSAGCLWRLKLPPAEPREVVDSDQPSLRQRIREGVDYIRQDRILRFFTVVGGISNFGLTGYGALIVLFLVREVHLGSGAVGLVMAVASLGGVLGALIATTVSQRLGSARALLALQLLAGPPALLVPLGAPGAGLVALVAGLLLVGIGVVAGNIVRGAWRNRYVPEHMIARQVTTAQVVNLGTMPLAGLAAGALGSAIGLRPTILVMAAIHVLACLSMYWSPLRGLREMPTLDH; translated from the coding sequence ATGACGACGAACCCCGCACCGGTTGCCCCGCCTCCCCCACTGGCTCGCAACCGGAACTTCAGCCTGCTGTGGTTCGGCGAGGGCGTCAGCGTCCTCGGCAACGCCACCACCTCGATCCTGCTCCCACTGCTGGCCGTGGTCGGCTTCGATGCGGGCCCCGGCTGGATGGGCGTGCTCACCGCGGCCGCGTGGGTGCCGTGGCTGCTGATCGGGCTCCCCGCCGGCGCCTGGGTCGACACCCTGCCCGCGCGGCGGGTGATGATCCTCAGCGACCTCGCCGCCGCCCTGACCCTGGCCAGCGTGCCAGTGGCCTGGGCGCTCGACCTGCTGACGCTCCCCCACCTGGCCGTGGCGGCGTTCTGCAACGGCGTCTGCACCGTCTTCTTCCGGGCCGCCTACCCGGCCCTGGTCCGTCAGGTCGCGCCGCGCGAGCAGCAGGAGTCCGCGTTCGCCCGGTTGTTCGGCACCGAGTCGGCGATGCAGGTCGCGGGTCCGGGAGCCGGCGGCCTCCTCGCCCAGGTCCTGTCCAGCGCCGGGGGCCTGCTCGTCGACGCGGTCAGCTTCCTGGTCTCCGCAGGCTGCCTGTGGCGGCTCAAGCTGCCCCCGGCCGAGCCGCGCGAGGTGGTCGACAGTGACCAGCCCTCGTTGCGCCAGCGGATCCGTGAGGGAGTCGACTACATCCGGCAGGACCGGATCCTGCGGTTCTTCACGGTCGTCGGTGGCATCAGCAACTTCGGTCTCACCGGGTACGGCGCGCTGATCGTGCTCTTCCTCGTGCGGGAGGTGCACCTCGGCTCGGGCGCGGTGGGCCTGGTGATGGCTGTCGCCTCACTGGGCGGCGTGCTCGGGGCGCTGATCGCGACCACGGTCTCGCAGCGGCTCGGCTCGGCCCGCGCGCTGCTCGCGCTCCAGCTGCTGGCCGGTCCCCCCGCCCTCCTCGTGCCACTCGGTGCCCCCGGCGCCGGTTTGGTCGCACTGGTCGCCGGCCTGCTCCTGGTGGGCATCGGCGTGGTCGCCGGCAACATCGTGCGCGGCGCCTGGCGCAACCGCTACGTGCCCGAGCACATGATCGCCCGGCAGGTCACGACCGCCCAGGTGGTCAACCTCGGGACCATGCCCCTGGCCGGCCTCGCCGCCGGGGCGCTCGGCAGCGCGATCGGGCTCCGCCCGACGATCCTGGTGATGGCGGCGATCCACGTGCTCGCCTGCCTGTCGATGTACTGGAGCCCGTTGCGGGGGCTACGCGAGATGCCGACCCTCGACCACTGA
- a CDS encoding heme o synthase — translation MTALDPSARISASPSPGQRSKAAAYLALTKPRIIELLLVTTIPVMFLAHKGIPSLWLIVATLVGGALSAGAANTFNCVYDRDIDAEMHRTSNRPMVTGEITPRAGIVFGVILTVVSTVWFAVFTNWLSAALSLGAIVMYAVGYTMILKRRTAQNIVWGGAAGCMPVLIGWSAVADSVSWSAVMLFLVIFFWTPPHYWPLSMKFKDDYAAAHVPMLPVVQEFVVVARQIVAYSWAMVAASLALVWVNPMGWVYLGTAVVTGALFLAEAHRLLRAAKTGAGPKVLKPMRLFHFSITYVGILFLGVALDPLVHLPVFSR, via the coding sequence GTGACCGCACTCGATCCGTCTGCCCGGATCTCCGCGTCCCCGTCACCCGGGCAGCGCAGCAAGGCTGCGGCATACCTCGCGCTCACCAAGCCGCGGATCATCGAGCTGCTGCTCGTGACGACGATCCCGGTGATGTTCTTGGCTCACAAGGGGATTCCGTCGCTGTGGCTCATCGTCGCGACACTGGTCGGCGGCGCCCTCAGCGCCGGGGCGGCCAACACCTTCAACTGCGTCTACGACCGCGACATCGACGCGGAGATGCACCGCACCAGCAACCGGCCGATGGTCACCGGAGAGATCACCCCGCGCGCGGGGATCGTGTTCGGCGTCATCCTCACCGTGGTCTCGACGGTGTGGTTCGCGGTGTTCACCAACTGGCTGTCCGCGGCCCTCTCGCTGGGTGCGATCGTCATGTATGCCGTGGGCTACACGATGATCCTCAAGCGGCGCACCGCGCAGAACATCGTCTGGGGTGGCGCGGCCGGGTGCATGCCGGTCCTCATCGGGTGGTCGGCCGTGGCCGACTCGGTGTCGTGGTCGGCCGTGATGCTCTTCCTCGTCATCTTCTTCTGGACACCGCCGCACTACTGGCCGCTGTCGATGAAGTTCAAGGACGACTACGCCGCGGCGCACGTGCCGATGCTGCCGGTCGTGCAGGAGTTCGTCGTCGTGGCTCGGCAGATCGTGGCCTACTCGTGGGCGATGGTCGCGGCCTCGCTGGCCCTGGTCTGGGTCAACCCGATGGGGTGGGTCTACCTCGGCACCGCCGTCGTGACGGGCGCGCTGTTCCTGGCCGAGGCGCACCGCCTGCTGCGCGCCGCGAAGACCGGCGCCGGGCCGAAGGTGCTGAAGCCGATGCGGCTCTTCCACTTCTCCATCACCTACGTCGGCATCCTGTTCCTGGGGGTCGCCCTCGACCCGCTGGTGCACCTGCCCGTCTTCAGCCGCTGA
- the tkt gene encoding transketolase, giving the protein MPTTTRSAKSTPVRKRSSSLRPPVARKAGWTELDVRAVDTVRVLAADAVQKVGNGHPGTAMSLAPAAYLLYQNVMRHDPSDSHWLGRDRFVLSCGHSSLTQYIQLYLSGYGLELDDLKALRTWGSLTPGHPEVHHTNGVEITTGPLGSGLAAAVGMAMAQRRQRGLFDPDAKAGTSPFDHHVWVLASDGDIMEGVTHEASALAGHQELGNLTVIYDQNTISIEDKTEISFSEDVAARYEAYGWNTVTIDWRGDGSSGGYVENIDQLFTALERSRTSRKPTLVVLRTIIAWPAPTKQDTGKSHGSALGDAEIAATKELLGFDPKKSFEVPRSLLTHTRKVVARGKAAHKAWDKGYAAWRKAEPERAALLDRLVAGKLPDGLDKAVPTFAADAKGIATRAASGKVLGALADVAPELWGGSADLAESNNTTMEGQPSFIPKSKQTREWSGGPYGRTLHFGIREFGMGMILNGIALDGLTRPYGGTFLVFSDYMRPSVRLAAIQQAPVTFVWTHDSIGLGEDGPTHQPIEHLAALRAIPSFDVVRPADANETGAAWLTILRNRRPAGLALSRQNLPIVDRSGANGAGKVSGVAKGAYVLYDSSKATPDVILVATGSEVQLAVEARETLEKAGIATRVVSMPCREWFEEQTPAYREKVLPAAVKARVSVEAGVPQGWRDIVGDAGEIIGIDHFGASADAATLFREFGFTAAAVVAAAKKSLKTVKGK; this is encoded by the coding sequence GTGCCCACCACGACCCGCTCCGCCAAGTCGACACCCGTGCGGAAGCGCAGCAGTTCGCTGCGGCCGCCGGTCGCGCGCAAGGCCGGCTGGACCGAACTCGACGTCCGCGCGGTCGACACCGTCAGGGTGCTCGCCGCCGACGCCGTCCAGAAGGTCGGCAACGGCCACCCGGGCACGGCGATGAGCCTGGCGCCCGCGGCATACCTGCTCTACCAGAACGTGATGCGGCACGACCCGTCCGACTCGCACTGGCTCGGCCGAGACCGGTTCGTCCTGTCCTGCGGGCACTCCAGCCTCACCCAGTACATCCAGCTCTACCTGTCCGGCTACGGGCTCGAGCTCGACGACCTCAAGGCGCTGCGCACGTGGGGCTCGCTCACCCCCGGCCACCCCGAGGTCCACCACACCAACGGCGTCGAGATCACGACGGGTCCGCTGGGTTCGGGCCTTGCGGCCGCGGTCGGCATGGCGATGGCGCAGCGGCGCCAGCGCGGTCTCTTCGACCCCGACGCCAAGGCGGGCACCAGCCCGTTCGACCACCACGTCTGGGTGCTCGCCTCGGACGGCGACATCATGGAGGGCGTCACCCACGAGGCCTCCGCGCTGGCCGGTCACCAGGAGCTCGGCAACCTCACGGTCATCTACGACCAGAACACGATCTCGATCGAGGACAAGACTGAGATCTCGTTCTCCGAGGACGTCGCAGCGCGCTACGAGGCCTACGGCTGGAACACCGTCACGATCGACTGGCGCGGCGACGGCTCCAGCGGTGGCTACGTCGAGAACATCGACCAGCTCTTCACCGCCCTGGAGCGCAGCCGCACCTCGCGCAAGCCCACCCTGGTCGTGCTCCGCACCATCATCGCGTGGCCGGCTCCCACCAAGCAGGACACCGGCAAGTCGCACGGCTCGGCCCTCGGCGACGCCGAGATCGCCGCCACCAAGGAGCTGCTCGGCTTCGACCCGAAGAAGAGCTTCGAGGTCCCCCGCTCGCTGCTGACCCACACCCGCAAGGTGGTGGCGCGCGGCAAGGCCGCCCACAAGGCCTGGGACAAGGGGTATGCCGCGTGGCGCAAGGCCGAGCCCGAGCGGGCCGCCCTGCTCGACCGGCTGGTCGCCGGCAAGCTGCCCGACGGGCTCGACAAGGCGGTTCCGACCTTCGCCGCCGATGCCAAGGGCATCGCCACCCGCGCGGCCTCGGGCAAGGTGCTCGGCGCGCTCGCCGACGTGGCGCCCGAGTTGTGGGGTGGCTCGGCCGATCTCGCGGAGTCCAACAACACGACGATGGAGGGGCAGCCGTCCTTCATCCCGAAGTCCAAGCAGACCCGTGAGTGGTCGGGTGGGCCCTACGGCCGCACCCTGCACTTCGGCATCCGCGAGTTCGGGATGGGCATGATCCTCAACGGGATCGCCCTCGACGGGCTGACCCGCCCCTATGGCGGGACGTTCCTCGTCTTCTCCGACTACATGCGCCCCTCGGTGCGGCTCGCCGCCATCCAGCAGGCCCCGGTGACGTTCGTCTGGACGCACGACTCGATCGGGCTCGGGGAGGACGGCCCGACCCACCAGCCGATCGAGCACCTGGCCGCACTGCGGGCGATCCCGTCGTTCGACGTCGTCCGCCCGGCCGACGCCAACGAGACCGGTGCCGCGTGGCTGACCATCCTGCGCAACCGTCGTCCGGCGGGGCTTGCCCTGAGCCGCCAGAACCTGCCGATCGTGGACCGCTCGGGTGCCAACGGCGCGGGCAAGGTCAGCGGGGTCGCCAAGGGTGCCTACGTGCTCTACGACTCGAGCAAGGCGACGCCCGACGTGATCCTCGTGGCGACCGGGTCCGAGGTGCAGCTCGCGGTCGAGGCTCGCGAGACCCTCGAGAAGGCCGGCATCGCCACGCGAGTCGTGTCGATGCCGTGCCGCGAGTGGTTCGAGGAGCAGACCCCGGCCTACCGGGAGAAGGTCCTGCCGGCCGCCGTGAAGGCGCGCGTCTCCGTCGAGGCCGGTGTCCCGCAGGGCTGGCGCGACATCGTCGGCGACGCCGGCGAGATCATCGGCATCGACCACTTCGGTGCGTCCGCCGACGCCGCCACCCTCTTCCGCGAGTTCGGGTTCACCGCGGCCGCAGTCGTGGCCGCCGCCAAGAAGTCCCTCAAGACCGTCAAGGGAAAGTGA
- the tal gene encoding transaldolase, with amino-acid sequence MTDNALKALADNGVSVWLDDLSRERIETGNLQELIDLGVVGVTTNPSIFQAALAKGDRYDADLRSYAAAGDTVDDAVFKLTTEDVRNACDIFMPLYESTNGVDGRVSIEVDPRLAKDTTKTVEQAKQLAEAVGRENVLIKIPATVEGLPAISQVLAEGISVNVTLIFSLDRYRGVMNAFLTGLEQAREAGRDLSKIHSVASFFVSRVDTEIDKRLDALGTDEAKALKGKAGVANARLAYQAYEEVFATPRWRNLADDGANAQRPLWASTGVKDPAYPDTLYVTELVAPNTVNTMPEKTLDAVRDHGEVTGDEVTGAYADAGGVLDALEGLGISYADVTALLEREGVSKFEDAWGELLDEAQRDLDLARADVEQDGK; translated from the coding sequence ATGACCGACAACGCCCTCAAGGCCCTCGCCGACAACGGCGTCTCCGTCTGGCTCGACGACCTCTCGCGCGAGCGGATCGAGACCGGCAACCTCCAGGAGCTGATCGACCTCGGGGTGGTCGGGGTGACCACCAACCCCTCGATCTTCCAGGCCGCCCTCGCCAAGGGTGACCGCTACGACGCCGACCTCCGCTCCTACGCCGCCGCCGGCGACACGGTCGACGACGCCGTCTTCAAGCTCACCACCGAGGACGTCCGCAACGCGTGCGACATCTTCATGCCGCTCTACGAGTCCACCAACGGGGTCGACGGTCGCGTCTCCATCGAGGTCGACCCCCGGCTGGCCAAGGACACCACCAAGACCGTCGAGCAGGCCAAGCAGCTCGCCGAGGCGGTCGGTCGCGAGAACGTGCTGATCAAGATCCCTGCCACCGTGGAGGGGCTGCCGGCCATCTCGCAGGTGCTCGCCGAGGGCATCAGCGTGAACGTCACGCTGATCTTCTCGCTGGACCGCTACCGCGGGGTGATGAACGCCTTCCTGACCGGCCTCGAGCAGGCCCGTGAGGCAGGCAGGGACCTGTCCAAGATCCACTCGGTCGCCTCGTTCTTCGTCTCGCGCGTGGACACCGAGATCGACAAGCGACTCGACGCCCTCGGCACTGACGAGGCGAAGGCCCTCAAGGGCAAGGCCGGCGTCGCCAACGCACGCCTCGCCTACCAGGCCTACGAAGAGGTCTTCGCGACGCCGCGCTGGAGGAACCTCGCCGACGACGGCGCGAACGCCCAGCGCCCGCTGTGGGCCTCCACCGGTGTGAAGGACCCGGCCTACCCGGACACCCTCTACGTCACCGAGCTCGTGGCGCCCAACACGGTCAACACCATGCCGGAGAAGACGCTCGACGCGGTCCGGGACCACGGCGAGGTCACCGGCGACGAGGTGACCGGGGCGTATGCCGACGCCGGTGGTGTCCTCGACGCCCTGGAGGGCCTGGGTATCTCCTACGCCGACGTCACCGCGCTGCTCGAGCGCGAGGGTGTCTCGAAGTTCGAGGACGCCTGGGGCGAGCTGCTCGACGAGGCCCAGCGCGATCTCGACCTGGCCCGCGCCGACGTGGAGCAGGACGGCAAGTGA
- a CDS encoding glucose-6-phosphate isomerase yields the protein MSSLGVVASGAAADAIASRVGELVEAQFASKLFAQDATLWGPDAESESAIRLSWVNLPRSSRPLLGEVAALREQLKGEGVDRVVLCGMGGSSLAPEVICATAGVDLVVLDSSQPDMVRAAITDLDRTVVVVSSKSGSTVETDSQRRAFQAAFSEAGIDPTARIVIVTDPGSPLDEESRAGGYRVINADPNVGGRYSALTAFGLVPSGLAGADIEALLDDAESVWDVLSADDDGNPGLRLGAAMAGTDPLRDKLVIVDDGSGIVGFADWAEQLIAESTGKLGTGVLPVVVGGDSDPEVRWPAADVTIARLVGDDDSDDDLGGLGAGPDGTADGSRSEVAVSGSLGAQLLLWEVATAAAGRLLGINPFDQPDVESAKKAARALLEKGIGESEAPAATDGAVEIRSLGGDWLGAASTTADALAALFAQLDPEHGYVAVMAYLDRVTDAPLADVRPGLARHTERPTTFGWGPRFLHSTGQFHKGGPATGVYLQVTTAPHEDLAIPGREFTFGDFITSQAAGDAQVLAEHGRPVLQLHLTDHDAGLAQLTRALTDLSPAKGDA from the coding sequence GTGAGCTCGCTCGGCGTGGTGGCGTCCGGCGCGGCAGCCGACGCCATCGCCTCCAGGGTGGGCGAGCTCGTCGAGGCGCAGTTCGCCAGCAAGCTCTTCGCCCAGGACGCCACGCTCTGGGGCCCGGACGCCGAGTCCGAGTCGGCGATCCGGCTCTCCTGGGTCAACCTCCCCCGTTCCTCGCGCCCGCTGCTCGGCGAGGTCGCCGCGCTGCGGGAGCAGCTGAAGGGTGAAGGCGTCGACCGGGTCGTGCTCTGCGGCATGGGCGGCTCCTCGTTGGCCCCCGAGGTCATCTGCGCCACGGCCGGGGTCGACCTCGTGGTCCTCGACTCGTCGCAACCCGACATGGTCCGCGCCGCGATCACCGACCTCGACCGCACCGTCGTCGTGGTCTCGAGCAAGTCCGGCTCCACGGTCGAGACCGACTCGCAGCGGCGTGCCTTCCAGGCGGCCTTCTCCGAGGCGGGGATCGACCCGACGGCCCGCATCGTGATCGTCACCGACCCCGGCAGCCCGCTCGACGAGGAGTCCCGCGCCGGCGGCTACCGGGTCATCAACGCCGACCCCAATGTCGGTGGGCGCTACTCCGCCCTGACCGCATTCGGTCTGGTCCCCTCGGGCCTGGCCGGCGCTGACATCGAAGCTCTCCTCGACGACGCGGAGTCGGTGTGGGACGTGCTCAGCGCCGACGACGACGGCAACCCGGGCCTGCGGCTCGGCGCCGCCATGGCCGGCACCGACCCCCTGCGCGACAAGCTGGTGATCGTCGACGACGGCTCGGGCATCGTCGGGTTCGCGGACTGGGCCGAGCAGCTCATCGCCGAGAGCACCGGCAAGCTCGGCACCGGGGTGCTCCCCGTGGTCGTGGGCGGTGACTCCGACCCCGAGGTGCGCTGGCCGGCTGCGGACGTCACCATTGCCCGTCTGGTCGGCGACGACGACTCCGACGACGACCTCGGCGGACTGGGCGCCGGCCCCGACGGCACCGCCGATGGCAGCCGTTCGGAGGTGGCCGTCAGCGGCTCCCTCGGCGCGCAGCTGCTGCTCTGGGAGGTGGCCACCGCCGCCGCGGGTCGCCTCCTGGGCATCAACCCGTTCGACCAGCCTGATGTCGAGAGCGCCAAGAAGGCCGCGCGGGCCTTGCTGGAGAAGGGGATCGGCGAGTCCGAGGCCCCCGCGGCCACCGACGGGGCGGTCGAGATCCGGTCCCTCGGTGGCGACTGGCTCGGCGCTGCGAGCACCACCGCGGACGCCCTCGCGGCCCTCTTCGCACAGCTCGACCCGGAGCACGGCTACGTCGCCGTGATGGCCTACCTCGACCGGGTCACGGACGCTCCCCTGGCCGACGTGCGGCCGGGACTGGCCCGTCATACCGAACGCCCCACCACCTTCGGCTGGGGTCCGCGGTTCCTGCACTCCACCGGGCAGTTCCACAAGGGCGGTCCGGCCACCGGTGTCTACCTGCAGGTGACCACGGCGCCGCACGAGGACCTCGCCATCCCCGGACGCGAGTTCACCTTCGGCGACTTCATCACCTCGCAGGCGGCCGGCGACGCGCAGGTGCTCGCCGAGCACGGGCGCCCCGTGCTCCAGCTGCACCTGACCGACCACGACGCCGGGCTGGCGCAGCTCACCCGCGCGCTGACCGACCTGTCCCCGGCGAAAGGCGACGCATGA